CTTGATTGGGACCGCGATCGCTTCGATATCGAATTCGGACTGCAAAACGGCACAACCTACAATTCATATTTAATTAGGGGCGAACAAACAGTTTTGATTGATACTTCTCACCAGAAGTTTCGCGATCTGTATTTAGAGACTCTAAAAGGTCTTGTTAACCCCAAAACAATTGATTACATAATTGTCAGTCACACAGAGCCAGACCATAGCGGCTTAGTAGAAGATGTCCTGCAATTAGCTCCTAGAGCCACCGTCTTAGCCTCAAAAGTTGCGCTACAGTTTTTGGAAGGCTTAGTACACGATCCATTTTCTAAGCGGGTTGTCAAAACTGGCGATCGCATAGATATCGGCAAAGGACATGAAATGGAATTCGTGAGTGCGCCTAACCTGCACTGGCCGGATACAATCTTTAGCTTTGACCGCAAAACCCAAATTCTCTACACCTGTGATGCTTTTGGGATGCACTTTTGTGACGATCGCACCTTTGACGAAGATTTAGAAGCGATCGAAGCTGACTTTAGATTTTACTACGACTGCTTGATGGGTCCTAATGCTCGTTCCCTGCTGAATGCCATGAAGCGGATGGGCGATCTAGGAAAGATTAATATAATAGCCAATGGTCACGGTCCTTTATTATACCACCATCTAGATGTTCTAACTGGGTGCTACGAAAATTGGAGCCAGAGACAAGCTAAAGCAGAAACCACAGTAGGCTTGTTTTTTGTCTCAGATTACGGTTATGGCGAGCGCCTTGGTCACGCAATTGCCGAAGGTATCCTGAAAACTGGGGTTGGAGTAGAAGTACTAGATTTAAGTACTGCTGAGAGCCAAGAAATTCAAGAACTAGCTGGTAGAGCAGCTGGCATCATTATTGGTATGCCCCCAAGTACCGCTGCCGCCGCCCAAGCTAGTATCAGCTCAGTGCTAGCTGTCGCCAAAAACAAGCAATTTGTTGGGCTATTTGAATGTTACGGTGGGGATGATGAACCCATTGATACACTCCGCAGAAAATTTATCGATTCTGGCATCAAAGAAGCCTTCCCAGCCATTCGAATTAGAGAGGCTCCCACCGCATCAACATTCCAGTTGTGTGAAGAAGCAGGTAAAGACTTGGGACAATTGCTGGTGCGCGATCGCAACATCAAGCAAATCAAGTCTCTTGATGTCAACATGGAAAAAGCGCTGGGTCGCATTAGTAGTGGACTGTATATAGTCACCACTAAAAAAGATAATGCCTCAAGTGCAATGCTGGCATCCTGGGTAACGCAAGCGAGTTTGCAACCATTAGGATTAACAATTGCCGTTGCGAAAGACCGCGCCATTGATTCCTTAATGCAAGTAGGCGATCGCTTCGTCCTCAACGTTTTGGAAGAAGGCAATTATCAAGAATTGAAAAAGCATTTTCTCAAGCGTTTGCATCCAGGTGCTGACCGCTTTGCAGGAGTGAAAACTCAAACCGCGAAAAACGGTTCTCCGATTCTAACTGATGCTTTGGCATACATGGAATGTGAAATACAGAGCAGCATGGAATGCAGCGACCACTGGATTTTATACTGCACAGTCCAAGAAGGTCGTGTCTCTAAAAACGATGGATTGACAGCCGTTCGCCATCGCAAAGTAGGTAATTACTACTAAGAAATAGGGAAGAGGTAATAGGTGACAGGGGACAGAAAAGAAAACTATCCCCTGTTTCCTATGATCCATACCCTATTTCCTGTTCCCTATTCCTTATTCCCCAACTTTAACCAACAGCTATGACCAATTCCAAGCCACGCGACGTACAAGTTCTACCAATTGCTACAAATACTAAGGCGATCAGAGCACGTAGTTGGTCACGTCTGCGGTTTGAAATTGAATATGCACTTGAAAGAGGTACTACCTCCAATTGCTATTTAATTGAAGCTGATAAAACCGCACTTATCGATCCACCGCCAGAAAGCTTTACCGAAATTTATTTAGAGGCATTGCGGCAGACTTTAGATTTACAAAGTTTGGATTATATAATCCTGGGTCATTTTAGTCCCAATCGAGTTGCAACCCTCAAAGCAATTTTAGAACTGGCACCACAGGTAACTTTTGTCTGTTCTCTTCCCGGTGCGAACAATTTGCGTGCTGCTTTCCTAGAGCAAGATTTGAAAGTCTTGGTAATGCGGGGGAAAGAAACTCTGGATTTAGGCAAAGGTCATGTTTTGAAATTCCTGCCCACTCCCAGTCCGCGTTGGCCAGAAGGACTTTGTACCTACGATCGGCAAACCCAAATTCTCTACACAGATAAGTTATTTGCAACTCATCTCTGTGGTGATGAAGTGTTTGATGATAATTGGGAAGCGCTTAAAGAAGACCAGCGTTACTACTTTAACTGCCTGATGGCTCCCCAAACTCCTCATGTGCAAGCAGCTTTGGAGAAAATATCAGATTTGCAGGTGAGAATGTATGCTGTAGGTCATGGACCTTTAGTACGCACCAGCTTAATCGAACTCACCAAAGCTTATGGAGAGTGGAGCCGTTCTCATAACGATCGCGAGATTTCCGTTGCCCTACTTTACGCTTCAGCTTACGGCAATACGGCGACTTTAGCACAAGCGATCGCTCTGGGATTAACTAAAGGTGGAGTTGCAGTCAAATCAATTAACTGCGAATTTGCCACCCCTGATGAAATTCGCATCAACTTAGCACAGTCAGAAGGTTTTATCATCGGTTCTCCTACCATCGGTGGTCATGCGCCGACTCCCATTCATACTGCTTTAGGGATTGTGATCTCAAGCGGTGACAACAGCAAACTCGCTGGAGTCTTTGGTTCTTATGGCTGGAGTGGCGAAGCTTTTGACTTAATAGAAGGTAAACTCCGGGATTCTGGATACCGTTTTGGCTTTGACACATTGAAGGTCAAGTTTAAACCTGATGATGTCACTCTCAAGTTCTGTGAAGAACTAGGTACAGACTTTGCCCAAGCACTGAAAAAAGCTAAAAAGGTACGTGTACCACAACAAGCCGCTACTCCAGTAGAACAGGCTGTTGGTCGCATTGTTGGTTCTGTATGCGTGGTGACAGCGAAACAAGGAGAAGTGTCTACCGCAATGTTAGGCGCTTGGGTTTCTCAAGCTACCTTTAACCCACCGGGAATAACCGTGGCGATCGCCAAAGAGCGAGCGATCGAATCTTTGATGTATCCAGGCGGTAAATTTGCCTTAAATATTCTACCTGAAGGCAATCATCAAGACTACATGAAGCATTTCCGTAAATCTTTCGCGCCCGGGGAAGATCGATTTGCTAACTTTAGTACAGCAGTTGCGGATAACGGCTGTACCGTTCTTACTGATGCATTGGCATATTTAGAATGCTCAGTCAATCAACGTCTGGAATGCGGCGATCATTGGGTTGTATATGCAACTGTGGACGAAGGTAAATTACTCAAACCTGATGCTGTTACTGCCATCAACCATCGCAAAACTGGCACTCATTATTAGATAGTAAGAAATCTAACTTGATGAAATCGCCTTAGCTCGAATATAGCCAAGGCATTTTATGACAAAAATTCTCTTTTTTTGTGGGATGGGCATCTTGCTCATCCCAGTTTTTTGTCGAGATGTAGAGTCCGCCCAAGTAATACCAATTCAAAATTCAAAATTAAGAAAGCCTGATTTAATCTGGGTTTCCTTGTTTTGTATCTGTCACATTCTTTTTTAAAATTGGTATAAATTTTAGTTATCTGCCTCAAGATAGATGTTCGGGGTTTTTAAGTTTTAGATTATACACAAGATACTTTTGTATTACAAAACCATATATTGTTTTAAAGGGACTCCGACAATACTCTAATGATTTCTGAAATGAAGAACCACTGGCTACGAAAGATCGCTCAGTGCAGCTGACAAAACCCGTGTTGTTGACGTATTAACTAGCTTACGTCCAACAGTAAGAGCATCGAATCAAAGGTTGTTTCTGTCAGGCGGCGATATTGTCCATTCCCTGCGAATGGAAGGGGTAGTGTTGGAATTGGACGATGTGGTAGTACTTTTGGGCTTATGTCGTCTAATGGCGATCGGATTTCGCAGCGACGAAATTCGGCGGGTGGTAACGGTGGGATAAGAACAATTCAAAATCCATAATTTCAGAGGAATCAACAACAATGGCACCTAATCCAGCAGTTTTTAACCTCTCTGACCTCGACGGGAACAATGGTTTTGCGATCGCAGGCTCTAACTTAATCATCTCGCCTAGGTCAAACTTTAGCAGTGACGGAGACATCAACAGCGACGGTATCGACGACCTGATAATTGGTGGTGCTGACGAAAGCTACGTAGTGTTTGGCAACAGCAATGGCTTTGAAGCTAGCTTCAAACTCTCCGACCTCAACGGCAGCAACGGCTTCGTGATTAGCAGTGGCTATTTAGGCTACTCCGTCAGCATTCCCGGAGACATCAATGGTGATGGCATCGACGACCTAATTATCGGGGCACCAGGTGCCTCTCCCAACGGCAAGATTAATGCTGGGAAAAGCTACGTGGTCTTTGGCAACAGCAATGGCTTTGGAGCCAGCCTCAATCTCTCTTCTCTGGACGGCAGCAACGGCTTCGTAATCAACGGCATTGATCGGCTTAACTACTCAGACTCCCTTGTAAGCAGTGCCGGAGACATCAATGGTGATGGCTTAGACGACCTAATTATCGGGGTAGCTGGTGCCTCTCCCAACGGCAAGTTTTCTGCTGGGAAAAGCTACGTGGTCTTTGGGAGTGACAGAGGCTTGGAAGCTAGCCTTAATCTCTCCGACCTCAACGGCAGCAACGGCTTCGTGATTAACGGCATTGATGAGGGTGACGGCTCCGGCTCCCCCGTTAGCAGTGCCGGGGACTTCAACGGTGACGGCTTCAACGACCTAATTATCGCGGCATCTGGTGCCGACCCCAACGGCAAGTTTTCTGCTGGGGAGAGCTACGTGGTCTTTGGCAGCGGCAGCGGCTTTGGAGCTAGCTTCAATCTCTCCGACCTCAACGGCAGCAACGGCTTCGTGATTAACGGCATTGATGAGCGTAACTACTCAGGAAACTCCGTCAGCAGTGTAGGAGACTTCAACGGTGACGGCTTCGACGACCTGATTATCGGGGCAAGTAGTGCCGGCAAATTCGGTGCTGGGCAGAGCTACGTCGTGTTTGGGAGTGACAGAGGTTTGGGAGCTAGCCTTAATCTCTCCGACCTCAATGGCAGCAACGGCTTCGTGATTAACGGCATTGATGAGGGTGACAACTCAGGCATATCTGTTAGCAATGCGGGGGACTTCAACGGTGACGGCTTCGACGACCTAATTATCGGGGCACAACTTGCCTCCCCCAACGGCAAATTCGCTGCTGGGGAAAGCTACGTGGTGTTTGGCAGCAGCAGCGGCTTTGGAGCTAGCTTCAATCTCTCCGACCTCAACGGCAGCAACGGCTTCGCGATCAACGGCATTGATGTAAATGATCGTTCAGGCTACTCCGTCAGCGGTGTAGGGGATATCAACGGCGATGGCTTTGACGACCTGAGTCTCGGGGCAACTTTTTACTCACGCGTCCAAACCTCTAGGGAGAGATACATCATTTTTGGCTTTGCTACTACTACAGCTCCTAATCAACCTCCAGTCGCAGTTACCGACACTGCGACCACGAACGAAGACACTGCCGTTAACATTTCAGTTTTAACCAATGATAGTGACCCAGATAGCAACCCCTTAACAGTGACAAATGTCAACGGGAGTGCGGTGACTGTTGGCATCCCTGTTACCTTGAGTTCCAGTGCTTTATTAACTCTCAATGCTGATGGCACTTTCACCTACGACCCCAACGCTCAATTTGAAACTTTAGCTGTGGGTCAAACTGGCAGCGATAGCTTCACCTACACAGTTAGCGATGGCAGCTTTACCAGTACAGTTGGCGTTAACCTGACCATCAATGGGGTGAATGATCCACCTAGGCTTGCCTCTGTTTTCAATCTCTCTAACCTCAATGGCAGTAACGGCTTTGCGATTAACGGCATTGATGAGGGTGACGGCTCAGGCTCCCCCGTTAGCAGTGCCAGGGACTTCAACGGTGACGGCTTCGACGACCTAATTATCGGGGCAAGTAATGCCGACCCCAACGGTCAGTTAAATGCTGGGGAGAGCTACGTAGTGTTTGGCAGCAGTAGTGCCTTTGGAACTAGCTTCACCCTCTCGTCCCTAGACGGCAGCAACGGCTTCGTGCTCAACGGCATTGATGAGTTTGACTTCTCAGGCTCCACCGTTAGCAGTGCTGGGGATATTAACGGTGACGGCTTCGATGACCTGATTATTGGGGCACCTTTTGCCTCCTCCAACGGTAAAGACCTTGCCGGAGAAAGTTACGTAGTGTTTGGCAGCAGCAGTGGCTTTGGAGCTAGCCTTAATCTTTCGTCTCTGGACGGCAGTAACGGCTTTGTGCTCAACGGCATTGATGCGTCTGACTTCTCAAGCGGCTCCGTTAACAGTGTCGGCGACATTAACGGTGACGGCTTCGATGACTTGATTATTGGCGCACCTACTGCCTCCCCTAACGGTAAAGAACGTGCTGGGGAAAGTTACGTAGTGTTTGGCGGTAGTAGCTTTGGAGCTAGCCTTAACCTCTCCAACCTCAATGGCAGCAACGGCTTCGTGATTAACGGCATTGATGAGGGTGACAACTCAGGCTCCTCCGTTAGCAGTGTAGGGGACATTAACGGTGACGGCTTCGATGACCTGATTATCGGAGCACCTTCTGCCTCCTTTGATAATGGGGAGAGCTACGTAGTGTTTGGCAGCAGTAGTGGCTTTGGAGCTAACCTCAACCTCTCCGACCTCAACGGCAGCAACGGCTTCACGATCAACGGCATTGATGTGAATTACCGTTCAGGCTCCTCCGTTAGCAATGCCGGAGACTTCAATGGTGATGGCTTCGATGACTTGATTATCGGGGTAAGCAATTACTCCCGCTACGCCAAACCTGAGTACGGAGAAAGCTACGTGGTCTTTGGCAGCGGCAGCGGCTTTGGAACTAGCCTTAACCTCTCCGACCTCAATGGCAGCAACGGCTTCGCTATCAAAGGCATTGATGAGGGTGACAACTCAGGCTCCTCCGTTAGCAGTGCCGGGGATTTCAACGGTGACGGCTTCGATGACTTGATTATTGGGGCAGCTTTTGGCGACCCCAATGGCAAGTTAAATGCTGGGGAGAGCTACTTACTGTTTGGTAGCAGTAGCGGCTTTGGAGCTAGTTTCAATCTCTCCGACCTCAACGGCAGCAATGGCTTCGCTATCAAAGGCATTGATGAGCGTGACTACTCTGGCTCCTCTGTCAGTAGTGCTGGAGACATCAATGGTGACGGCTTTGATGACCTAATTATCGGGGCACCAAATAACTCCCGCTTTGCAACTGGAGCCGGGGAGAGTTACGTCATCTTTGGCTTTGCGACTAAGATTACCACTGTCACTGAGGAAGATACTGCCGTTAACATCCTTGCTAGCACCATTCTAAATAGATATTCTGATGTTGATGGCGATACCTTAAGTATCACTGGCTTTACTAACCCTGCCAACGGCACACTGGCTTTCAACGACAACGGCACTGTTGGCAATCCCAACGACGACTATTTTGTTTACACCCCTAATGCCAACTATAACGATACTGACAGCTTTACTTACACTATTAATGACAGCAATGGCGGTAGCATTACTGGTACTTTTAACCTGACTATCAACCCAGTTAACGATGCACCTATTACAGTGAATGATACTGTTACAGATGCGAAAAATACTGCTGTGAGTATTGAAGCAAAAACCCTGTTGGCTAACGATCGCGACATCGATAGCACCAACCTCAGCATCACTGGTGTCAGCGCTGCAACTCACGGTACTGCGGTGCTGAAAAATAACGGCACTCCCAGCAACTCGGCAGATGATTTTATCGTGTTTACACCAACTTGCGGGTTTAGCGGTGCGGCTAGCTTTAACTACACTATCACTGATGGCCAACTCACCAGCACTGCGAAGGTTACTATCCAAGTGGGCGATCGCTTTTTTGGTGACAACGGCAACGATGTACTCCACGGCACTCCCGGTAATGACTACCTCAATGGTGGTAATGGCAAAGACATCCTCTACGGTGGTAATGGCAAAGATACCCTCTCTGGCGGCAATGGTAACGACCTTTTATCTGGTGGTCTTGGTAGTGATATCCTCACGGGTGGCAATGGTGATGATAAATTTGTCTTCGCTGCTGGAGAAGGTAATGGTATTATTACCGACTTCTGCAAGGGCAACGATTTAATTGGCTTGTCTAATGGTCTGACCTTTAGCCAACTGAGTTTCTGTGGTAACAATATTATCGTGACTACTACTGATGAAATCTTGGCAACGCTGACTGGTATTAACACTAATACCCTGATTGCCTCTAATTTCACAATCGTCTAATATCCAAGTCGGGGAGCGAGGTTTTGCTCCTCTAAAAAACCAATAATTATCTATAGAATCAGCCCTTTCGTCAAACTAATTGTAATCACAAGTCTTTTGGAAGTCATAAGTCATAATAGGCTACCGAGTTAAGATTCTGGATGGCAATGCGATCGCAGACACAAATCTTTGCAACAGATGAATCAGCTATAGGGAGGTACATCTGTTGCACTAATTTCGTGAAATGGTAGGACTTTTCACGCTATGTAGAATTAGAAAAATGATGTGTGCAATTTCAGTATTAAAGCGGAAACAACATCAATTTACTTGATGAAATTCCGCAATTGCCACCAGGACAATTTCAAAACCGCAGTGTAGTCTTTAACTAGAAAAACAGTATTAGGCAATTGCTAGACAAAATGCCGACTATGGCCGCTAAACTTTTATAATATTTGTTGTTCTTATGACTCCAAAACACACCAAAATTAAATTTCCACTTTGGCAGTATCTGAACCAGCCTTTATTTAGTCACGATACTAAATTAGTATTGAATCCCCAACGCTTTGCATTGATCTGGCGGCTTCGACTTCTAGAACGCTGTTGGGCTAAAGAATGTGATGCCAAAGGACCCCAACAGCATTAGCTACCTGAAAAGCCTCAAACTAAGCCTCGTCTACAGAACGAGGCTTTTTGCCGTCAAGTAAAGCACTGACAGTCATATCTCCCATAACATTAATCGCGGTGCGGCAGCGATCCAAAAACCAGTCTATGGTAACCAGCAAAGCAATGTA
The Nostoc punctiforme PCC 73102 genome window above contains:
- a CDS encoding diflavin flavoprotein, which produces MVAIAENVQHRLTIQTVEIAPNTTAIRSLDWDRDRFDIEFGLQNGTTYNSYLIRGEQTVLIDTSHQKFRDLYLETLKGLVNPKTIDYIIVSHTEPDHSGLVEDVLQLAPRATVLASKVALQFLEGLVHDPFSKRVVKTGDRIDIGKGHEMEFVSAPNLHWPDTIFSFDRKTQILYTCDAFGMHFCDDRTFDEDLEAIEADFRFYYDCLMGPNARSLLNAMKRMGDLGKINIIANGHGPLLYHHLDVLTGCYENWSQRQAKAETTVGLFFVSDYGYGERLGHAIAEGILKTGVGVEVLDLSTAESQEIQELAGRAAGIIIGMPPSTAAAAQASISSVLAVAKNKQFVGLFECYGGDDEPIDTLRRKFIDSGIKEAFPAIRIREAPTASTFQLCEEAGKDLGQLLVRDRNIKQIKSLDVNMEKALGRISSGLYIVTTKKDNASSAMLASWVTQASLQPLGLTIAVAKDRAIDSLMQVGDRFVLNVLEEGNYQELKKHFLKRLHPGADRFAGVKTQTAKNGSPILTDALAYMECEIQSSMECSDHWILYCTVQEGRVSKNDGLTAVRHRKVGNYY
- a CDS encoding diflavin flavoprotein translates to MTNSKPRDVQVLPIATNTKAIRARSWSRLRFEIEYALERGTTSNCYLIEADKTALIDPPPESFTEIYLEALRQTLDLQSLDYIILGHFSPNRVATLKAILELAPQVTFVCSLPGANNLRAAFLEQDLKVLVMRGKETLDLGKGHVLKFLPTPSPRWPEGLCTYDRQTQILYTDKLFATHLCGDEVFDDNWEALKEDQRYYFNCLMAPQTPHVQAALEKISDLQVRMYAVGHGPLVRTSLIELTKAYGEWSRSHNDREISVALLYASAYGNTATLAQAIALGLTKGGVAVKSINCEFATPDEIRINLAQSEGFIIGSPTIGGHAPTPIHTALGIVISSGDNSKLAGVFGSYGWSGEAFDLIEGKLRDSGYRFGFDTLKVKFKPDDVTLKFCEELGTDFAQALKKAKKVRVPQQAATPVEQAVGRIVGSVCVVTAKQGEVSTAMLGAWVSQATFNPPGITVAIAKERAIESLMYPGGKFALNILPEGNHQDYMKHFRKSFAPGEDRFANFSTAVADNGCTVLTDALAYLECSVNQRLECGDHWVVYATVDEGKLLKPDAVTAINHRKTGTHY
- a CDS encoding beta strand repeat-containing protein, which codes for MAPNPAVFNLSDLDGNNGFAIAGSNLIISPRSNFSSDGDINSDGIDDLIIGGADESYVVFGNSNGFEASFKLSDLNGSNGFVISSGYLGYSVSIPGDINGDGIDDLIIGAPGASPNGKINAGKSYVVFGNSNGFGASLNLSSLDGSNGFVINGIDRLNYSDSLVSSAGDINGDGLDDLIIGVAGASPNGKFSAGKSYVVFGSDRGLEASLNLSDLNGSNGFVINGIDEGDGSGSPVSSAGDFNGDGFNDLIIAASGADPNGKFSAGESYVVFGSGSGFGASFNLSDLNGSNGFVINGIDERNYSGNSVSSVGDFNGDGFDDLIIGASSAGKFGAGQSYVVFGSDRGLGASLNLSDLNGSNGFVINGIDEGDNSGISVSNAGDFNGDGFDDLIIGAQLASPNGKFAAGESYVVFGSSSGFGASFNLSDLNGSNGFAINGIDVNDRSGYSVSGVGDINGDGFDDLSLGATFYSRVQTSRERYIIFGFATTTAPNQPPVAVTDTATTNEDTAVNISVLTNDSDPDSNPLTVTNVNGSAVTVGIPVTLSSSALLTLNADGTFTYDPNAQFETLAVGQTGSDSFTYTVSDGSFTSTVGVNLTINGVNDPPRLASVFNLSNLNGSNGFAINGIDEGDGSGSPVSSARDFNGDGFDDLIIGASNADPNGQLNAGESYVVFGSSSAFGTSFTLSSLDGSNGFVLNGIDEFDFSGSTVSSAGDINGDGFDDLIIGAPFASSNGKDLAGESYVVFGSSSGFGASLNLSSLDGSNGFVLNGIDASDFSSGSVNSVGDINGDGFDDLIIGAPTASPNGKERAGESYVVFGGSSFGASLNLSNLNGSNGFVINGIDEGDNSGSSVSSVGDINGDGFDDLIIGAPSASFDNGESYVVFGSSSGFGANLNLSDLNGSNGFTINGIDVNYRSGSSVSNAGDFNGDGFDDLIIGVSNYSRYAKPEYGESYVVFGSGSGFGTSLNLSDLNGSNGFAIKGIDEGDNSGSSVSSAGDFNGDGFDDLIIGAAFGDPNGKLNAGESYLLFGSSSGFGASFNLSDLNGSNGFAIKGIDERDYSGSSVSSAGDINGDGFDDLIIGAPNNSRFATGAGESYVIFGFATKITTVTEEDTAVNILASTILNRYSDVDGDTLSITGFTNPANGTLAFNDNGTVGNPNDDYFVYTPNANYNDTDSFTYTINDSNGGSITGTFNLTINPVNDAPITVNDTVTDAKNTAVSIEAKTLLANDRDIDSTNLSITGVSAATHGTAVLKNNGTPSNSADDFIVFTPTCGFSGAASFNYTITDGQLTSTAKVTIQVGDRFFGDNGNDVLHGTPGNDYLNGGNGKDILYGGNGKDTLSGGNGNDLLSGGLGSDILTGGNGDDKFVFAAGEGNGIITDFCKGNDLIGLSNGLTFSQLSFCGNNIIVTTTDEILATLTGINTNTLIASNFTIV